The proteins below come from a single Tsuneonella deserti genomic window:
- a CDS encoding DUF4365 domain-containing protein, protein MLITEEAGMKKIGRSDIIGQRGMAHIEGVVLSMGFMFYPTGGVEAGIDGFVELRDVETSEVGNLLIQVQGKATEKDRLPGETDETFDWPCSDADIAYWTQGTAPVLLVVVHLKSGKAYWKSLNEWFADPERAKSRKVEFHKKTDEFTADAKAAVTGVALSMRPGASSPSVRIHEQVLINLVSVGFASSLYWAPTQHSSDKSFGAALRELDPRAGSEWIVRSKSVLSFHDLDQWPWNKLCEAEAMEEFDVDEWSDSGDEDRQRDFVALLNRAIGEFVRPDLYRDRDTGVFYFRKPRDRDTLNFAYRSLQNTTTRRVVGRYGKRKADPTQAAYYRHSAFQHRFVRLGGQWFAEVTPTYHFTRNGKDEDAWAGEHLKKIKELENNAAVMGQFVMWRDFLVTHGAGDLLDEQYPFVSFAEVDPLELDVGVPDDLWKSQETDPSSPLFEFGLSDEKSAEAAE, encoded by the coding sequence ATGCTCATCACTGAAGAGGCGGGCATGAAGAAGATTGGACGTAGCGACATCATCGGCCAGCGAGGAATGGCACACATCGAGGGTGTCGTGCTCTCGATGGGCTTCATGTTTTATCCAACGGGCGGCGTCGAGGCTGGCATCGATGGTTTTGTCGAACTGAGAGACGTTGAAACCAGCGAAGTCGGCAACCTCTTGATCCAAGTTCAAGGGAAGGCGACGGAGAAGGACCGGCTTCCCGGCGAGACGGACGAAACCTTCGATTGGCCCTGCTCGGACGCGGATATAGCGTACTGGACCCAAGGCACTGCGCCGGTACTCCTAGTGGTAGTGCATCTGAAGAGTGGCAAGGCCTACTGGAAGTCGCTCAACGAATGGTTCGCTGATCCGGAGCGCGCAAAGAGCCGTAAGGTCGAGTTCCACAAGAAGACGGACGAGTTCACGGCGGATGCAAAGGCTGCCGTTACGGGGGTGGCGCTATCGATGCGCCCCGGCGCATCTAGCCCGAGTGTCCGGATCCACGAGCAGGTGCTTATTAATCTCGTCAGCGTAGGCTTCGCCTCCAGCCTGTATTGGGCGCCGACGCAGCACTCGTCGGATAAGTCATTCGGCGCTGCACTGCGAGAGCTAGATCCGCGCGCAGGGTCCGAATGGATCGTACGATCGAAGTCGGTTCTGTCCTTCCACGACTTGGACCAGTGGCCTTGGAACAAGCTCTGCGAAGCGGAAGCCATGGAGGAGTTCGATGTTGATGAGTGGTCCGACAGCGGTGACGAGGATCGGCAGCGGGACTTCGTGGCTCTGCTCAATCGCGCCATCGGTGAGTTCGTAAGACCTGACCTATATCGCGACCGCGATACGGGCGTGTTCTATTTCCGAAAGCCCCGCGATCGAGACACTCTGAACTTCGCGTATCGGAGCCTACAGAATACGACCACCCGCCGAGTAGTGGGCCGATACGGTAAGCGGAAGGCAGATCCGACGCAGGCCGCTTACTACCGTCATTCTGCCTTTCAGCACCGGTTCGTGCGATTGGGTGGACAATGGTTTGCCGAGGTGACGCCTACCTATCATTTCACGCGCAACGGCAAGGATGAGGACGCCTGGGCAGGCGAGCATCTCAAGAAGATCAAAGAACTCGAGAACAACGCCGCAGTGATGGGGCAGTTCGTGATGTGGCGCGACTTCCTCGTCACGCATGGCGCGGGCGACTTGTTAGACGAGCAGTATCCATTCGTTTCGTTCGCTGAGGTGGACCCCTTGGAGCTTGACGTTGGGGTCCCCGATGATCTCTGGAAGTCGCAAGAGACCGATCCATCGTCTCCGCTCTTCGAATTTGGTCTTTCGGACGAGAAGAGTGCGGAGGCGGCGGAGTGA
- a CDS encoding argonaute/piwi family protein, with amino-acid sequence MKLTHLKEPPLEFGGAFRHPDIRFGLMDHGPFDVGMEGAPKRIKLGIVGSAETVEGTARWVEQCATGFPSKESRQPNLFPPFPGTGFEETFRCEFVTPDELQSVLPPKEIARLVAIPGQHEMTRAVVQAIADEIGVLAERTTRPDVVLVALPIEIIERTYNARDVAGGAEADEAAVATTGADLDLRAMLKAACMRLRLPIQLLWPTTFDASYKIPRKLKEASDRRTQDPATIAWNLLTATYYKAGGLPWRLARDARQLRTSFVGLSFYRSIDGEHIHTSTAQMFDERGEGLILRGGRMVESEEDRKPHLTAEDAYLLLRDSLGVFRGQHGHYPARVVLHKTSRFDRNELHGFHKAIDERDIDYADFVWIQKSMTRLYRTGVYPPLRGSLLRFDKDQALLYTRGSVEFFRTYPGMYVPRPLMLRCQALGQPLQHIAEETLALTKMNWNNTQFDNGLPITIAAAKHVGEVLKYVGEEQEIAPRYSFYM; translated from the coding sequence GTGAAACTAACCCACCTTAAGGAGCCTCCGCTCGAGTTCGGCGGCGCATTCCGTCACCCCGATATCCGTTTTGGTCTAATGGACCACGGCCCTTTTGACGTCGGCATGGAAGGAGCGCCTAAGCGCATTAAGCTGGGCATTGTCGGCAGCGCGGAGACGGTGGAGGGAACGGCCCGCTGGGTGGAGCAATGTGCGACTGGTTTTCCGTCGAAGGAAAGTCGCCAGCCGAATCTATTCCCCCCATTCCCGGGCACAGGATTTGAAGAGACATTCCGGTGCGAGTTCGTCACTCCTGACGAACTCCAGTCTGTGTTGCCGCCTAAGGAAATCGCACGGCTCGTTGCAATACCCGGGCAACACGAAATGACGCGCGCAGTCGTACAGGCCATTGCCGACGAGATTGGGGTTCTGGCCGAGCGAACGACAAGGCCAGACGTAGTCTTGGTCGCACTGCCAATCGAGATTATCGAACGCACTTACAACGCGCGAGACGTGGCCGGCGGGGCAGAGGCGGATGAGGCCGCGGTGGCAACAACCGGCGCCGATCTAGATCTCCGGGCCATGCTAAAGGCCGCCTGCATGCGTCTTCGGCTACCGATCCAGCTTCTGTGGCCGACAACTTTCGATGCAAGCTATAAGATTCCGCGCAAACTCAAGGAGGCCAGCGACAGACGGACGCAGGACCCTGCGACAATCGCATGGAATTTGCTTACCGCGACATACTACAAGGCGGGCGGCTTGCCTTGGCGGCTTGCTCGTGACGCGAGGCAGCTACGCACCTCATTTGTCGGGCTAAGCTTCTACCGGTCCATCGACGGCGAGCACATCCACACCAGCACCGCGCAAATGTTTGACGAACGCGGAGAGGGGCTCATCCTACGGGGTGGCCGCATGGTGGAGAGCGAAGAGGACCGGAAGCCGCACCTGACGGCGGAAGATGCATATTTGCTCCTACGCGATTCACTGGGAGTTTTCCGCGGACAGCACGGTCACTACCCAGCCCGTGTGGTCCTGCATAAGACTTCGCGGTTCGACCGGAACGAGCTCCACGGCTTTCACAAGGCAATAGACGAGCGTGACATCGACTACGCCGACTTCGTGTGGATCCAGAAGTCTATGACCCGGCTATACCGCACTGGCGTGTATCCTCCTCTCCGAGGCAGCCTCTTGCGCTTCGATAAGGATCAGGCGCTTCTCTACACGCGAGGGAGCGTCGAATTCTTCCGCACCTATCCAGGTATGTACGTGCCCCGACCGCTGATGCTTCGTTGTCAGGCGTTGGGTCAGCCTCTCCAGCACATCGCGGAGGAGACGCTTGCTCTCACCAAGATGAACTGGAACAACACTCAGTTCGACAATGGCCTGCCGATCACTATCGCCGCGGCGAAGCATGTCGGCGAGGTGTTGAAATACGTCGGAGAAGAGCAGGAGATTGCTCCAAGGTACAGCTTCTACATGTAG